The following are from one region of the Salvia splendens isolate huo1 chromosome 2, SspV2, whole genome shotgun sequence genome:
- the LOC121763554 gene encoding EKC/KEOPS complex subunit Tprkb-like yields MKSFEIGIGGISLSLALFVDVTNSKELLELMQAGTLEPEVAFLNASLVPVVFPVLAAAYKTLVAKSRESLTTRTLHSELVYNYSGSKHISESLKRCGISDSTTYILAARFGASSDEMTAIKGHIKGTEIGLDELETRADRAQIHKHYKISVPELGISSVSDAIICRISARDAL; encoded by the exons ATGAAGAGcttcgagatcgggatcggtggtatctctctttctctcgctTTGTTCGTCGATGTTACTAATTCCAA GGAGCTTCTTGAGTTGATGCAAGCAGGGACTTTGGAACCAGAAGTAGCATTTCTCAATGCTTCACTT GTACCCGTTGTTTTCCCTGTTCTTGCTGCTGCATACAAGACGCTTGTAGCAAAATCACGAGAGTCTCTCACTACCCGCACTCTTCATTCAGAGCTTGTCTACAACTACTCCGGCTCCAAACAT ATATCAGAGTCCTTGAAGAGGTGCGGCATATCAGACAGCACCACTTACATCCTCGCAGCTCGTTTTGGTGCTTCATCTGATGAG ATGACAGCCATAAAGGGACATATAAAAGGGACAGAAATAGGGTTGGACGAATTGGAAACACGAGCTGACCGAGCCCAGATACACAAG CACTACAAAATATCAGTGCCGGAGTTGGGGATATCTTCAGTGTCGGATGCTATTATATGCAGGATCTCTGCTCGTGATGCTTTGTAA